One part of the Parabacteroides distasonis ATCC 8503 genome encodes these proteins:
- a CDS encoding F0F1 ATP synthase subunit delta — MDIGTISSRYAKALFSLAKDKEQESRVYDDMKMLADSFSMEPELRGALSNPIVSVPEKVKLLTAAGGIEVCELYSRFINLVLAHKRETLLPFIAYIYIHLYRKEKKITRVRFDTAVAVDDAVKSHLQDKLRKETGCTIEFSGHVEPELIGGFRLRIGNYRIDASYATQLRDIRTGLLENR, encoded by the coding sequence ATGGATATAGGAACTATTTCTTCCCGGTATGCCAAAGCGCTTTTCTCCCTAGCGAAAGACAAGGAACAGGAAAGCCGGGTATATGATGATATGAAGATGTTGGCGGACAGCTTCTCGATGGAGCCAGAGCTTAGGGGTGCCTTGAGCAACCCGATCGTTTCCGTACCGGAGAAAGTGAAATTGCTTACGGCGGCGGGAGGTATCGAGGTATGCGAGCTATATTCACGTTTTATCAATCTGGTATTAGCCCATAAACGGGAGACACTACTGCCCTTCATTGCATACATTTATATCCATTTGTACCGGAAAGAGAAGAAGATTACCCGGGTACGATTCGACACGGCCGTAGCGGTAGACGATGCGGTCAAGTCTCACCTGCAAGACAAGCTGCGGAAAGAGACGGGATGCACAATCGAGTTCTCCGGCCACGTGGAACCGGAACTAATCGGGGGCTTCCGCCTACGCATCGGCAATTACCGGATAGACGCCAGCTATGCGACGCAACTACGGGATATCCGTACCGGGCTACTCGAAAACAGATAA
- the atpF gene encoding F0F1 ATP synthase subunit B: MSLLTPDSGLLFWMIVSFGIVFVILSKYGFPVIVKAIEQRKAYIDNSLETARQANERLAHIQAEGEKMLAEAKEKQNAVLKEAFAEKERIIEEARKKAVSEAHLQIEEATRRIREEKEKAIREVRSEIADLSIAIAEKVMKEKIGRDKEQQQMIDRLLDEVSFSKS; the protein is encoded by the coding sequence ATGTCTTTATTAACACCGGATTCAGGGCTTCTATTCTGGATGATCGTTTCATTCGGGATTGTCTTCGTGATCCTTTCCAAATACGGTTTTCCCGTGATCGTCAAGGCAATCGAACAACGGAAAGCTTACATTGACAATTCCTTAGAGACGGCACGTCAGGCGAATGAGCGACTTGCCCATATCCAAGCCGAGGGCGAGAAGATGCTAGCCGAGGCCAAGGAAAAGCAAAACGCCGTCCTGAAGGAAGCCTTTGCCGAAAAGGAGCGGATCATCGAGGAGGCACGGAAAAAGGCCGTCTCCGAGGCACATCTGCAGATAGAGGAGGCTACCCGGCGTATCCGCGAAGAAAAAGAGAAAGCTATTCGCGAAGTCCGCTCGGAGATAGCGGATCTGTCTATCGCTATCGCAGAGAAAGTAATGAAAGAGAAAATCGGCCGGGATAAGGAACAACAACAGATGATCGACCGGCTGCTGGATGAGGTATCGTTTAGTAAATCGTAA
- the atpE gene encoding ATP synthase F0 subunit C — protein MLSTILLQAAAGMGVAKMGATIGAGFAAIGAGIGIGLIGKGAVEAIGRQPSAAGEIRTSMLIMGALVEGVALFAIVVCFLALFQ, from the coding sequence ATGTTATCGACTATTTTATTACAAGCGGCAGCCGGGATGGGCGTAGCGAAGATGGGAGCCACTATAGGAGCGGGATTCGCCGCCATAGGTGCAGGTATCGGAATCGGATTGATCGGTAAAGGTGCCGTTGAAGCTATTGGACGCCAGCCGTCGGCCGCAGGAGAGATCCGTACCTCGATGTTGATTATGGGAGCGTTGGTAGAAGGTGTGGCATTGTTCGCTATTGTCGTATGTTTCTTAGCGTTGTTCCAATAA
- the atpB gene encoding F0F1 ATP synthase subunit A translates to MMSTIKDNKYIWIAFWMWLSFLTPAKAASGEIDVQDIVFSHIQDAYTWHITEWNGQEIAIPLPILVKSEERGWDLFLSSHLHHGRTHHNYYIAGEGEHAGKVVEKNSAGEEVRPMDFSLTKNVCGLFLSCGLLLFIVLRTAHWYKKHPNEAPGGFIGLMEMAISYIQDGVIKEAIGKEYKPFSSYLLTVFFFILINNLIGIIPVFPGGANITGNIAVTGVLALCTFIAVNLFATKVYWKEIFWPKAPIYLKLPLPIMPFVEFFGVFTKPFALMIRLFANIMAGHTIILALTCLIFITVTMGVAVNFGMTIVSVLFCAFMNCLELLVACLQAYIFTLLSANYIGLAKVRE, encoded by the coding sequence ATGATGAGTACAATCAAAGATAACAAATACATATGGATCGCTTTCTGGATGTGGCTCAGCTTTCTCACTCCGGCAAAAGCGGCGTCCGGCGAGATAGACGTGCAGGATATCGTCTTCTCCCACATTCAAGACGCCTATACATGGCATATCACGGAATGGAACGGACAAGAGATTGCGATTCCCCTGCCTATCTTGGTAAAAAGCGAGGAAAGAGGATGGGATTTATTCCTGTCATCCCATCTACATCATGGCCGGACGCATCACAATTATTATATCGCCGGGGAAGGTGAGCATGCGGGAAAGGTTGTTGAGAAGAACAGTGCAGGAGAAGAGGTTCGCCCGATGGATTTCTCATTGACCAAGAATGTTTGCGGACTGTTCCTCAGTTGCGGCCTCTTGCTTTTCATCGTTCTCCGGACCGCCCATTGGTATAAAAAGCACCCGAACGAGGCGCCGGGCGGATTTATCGGATTGATGGAAATGGCCATCTCCTACATACAAGACGGGGTGATCAAAGAGGCGATCGGAAAAGAATATAAGCCGTTCTCGTCCTATTTGCTGACGGTATTTTTCTTTATCTTGATCAATAACCTGATCGGGATCATACCGGTTTTCCCGGGAGGCGCTAATATTACGGGAAATATAGCGGTAACAGGCGTATTGGCACTTTGTACGTTTATAGCGGTCAACCTGTTCGCCACGAAAGTGTATTGGAAAGAGATTTTTTGGCCCAAAGCGCCGATCTACTTGAAACTGCCCTTGCCGATCATGCCGTTCGTGGAGTTCTTCGGGGTATTCACCAAGCCGTTCGCATTGATGATCCGTCTGTTCGCCAACATCATGGCGGGCCATACGATTATCTTGGCGCTAACCTGTTTGATATTCATAACGGTAACGATGGGAGTAGCCGTGAATTTCGGTATGACGATCGTATCCGTCTTGTTCTGTGCGTTCATGAACTGTCTGGAATTGTTAGTGGCTTGCTTGCAAGCTTATATTTTCACCCTGCTGTCGGCCAACTATATCGGATTGGCCAAGGTAAGGGAATAA
- the atpC gene encoding ATP synthase F1 subunit epsilon — MKLEIVSPDGILFEGETESVSFPGVAGSFDILPHHAPLIAALKAGTIRFEANGKRQEQTIQSGFVEVKDDILSVCVE, encoded by the coding sequence ATGAAACTGGAAATTGTATCACCGGACGGCATTCTTTTCGAAGGCGAGACCGAATCTGTCTCATTCCCGGGAGTTGCCGGTTCATTCGATATCTTGCCTCATCACGCCCCATTGATAGCAGCGTTGAAGGCGGGTACGATCCGGTTCGAGGCAAACGGCAAAAGACAAGAACAAACGATACAAAGCGGATTCGTAGAGGTAAAAGACGACATCCTATCCGTTTGCGTCGAATAA
- the atpD gene encoding F0F1 ATP synthase subunit beta → MGEIKGYISQVIGPVVDIHFDYGTEETVTLPRIHDAMEISRPNGKILIVEVQQHIGENTVRTVAMDTTDGLRRGMEAVSYGMPITMPTGDQVKGRLMNVTGDPIDGMAQLTKDGALPIHREPPKFEDLTTTQEVLYTGIKVIDLLEPYAKGGKIGLFGGAGVGKTVLIMELINNIAKKNNGFSVFAGVGERTREGNDLLREMIQSGVIRYGEEFKKSMEAGNWDLSKIDYDELAKSQATLVFGQMNEPPGARSSVALSGLTIAESFRDKASEGERKDILFFIDNIFRFTQAGSEVSALLGRMPSAVGYQPTLATEMGAMQERITSTKKGSITSVQAVYVPADDLTDPAPATTFTHLDATTVLSRKITELGIYPAVDPLESTSRILDPLIVGKEHYDTAQRVKQILQRNKELQDIISILGMEELSDEDRLTVNRARRVQRFLSQPFSVAEQFTGVPGVMVSIEDTIRGFKMIMDGETDDIPEQAFLNVGTIEDVLEKAKQLKEQAN, encoded by the coding sequence ATGGGAGAAATAAAAGGCTATATCTCACAGGTTATCGGCCCGGTAGTGGATATCCACTTTGATTATGGGACAGAAGAAACAGTAACCCTCCCCCGTATCCACGACGCCATGGAGATTTCCCGCCCAAACGGAAAGATCTTGATCGTCGAAGTTCAGCAACACATCGGGGAAAACACCGTCCGTACCGTAGCGATGGATACGACCGACGGATTGAGACGAGGCATGGAGGCCGTGTCATACGGAATGCCCATCACCATGCCGACCGGCGACCAAGTCAAAGGACGTTTAATGAATGTCACCGGCGACCCTATCGATGGCATGGCCCAGCTTACTAAAGACGGGGCTCTTCCCATCCATCGTGAGCCTCCTAAATTCGAGGATCTGACAACGACCCAAGAGGTCTTGTACACGGGTATTAAAGTAATCGATTTATTGGAACCTTACGCCAAAGGAGGCAAGATCGGACTTTTCGGAGGAGCCGGAGTCGGCAAAACGGTATTGATCATGGAATTGATCAACAACATCGCAAAGAAAAACAACGGATTCTCCGTCTTCGCCGGTGTGGGTGAACGTACACGTGAAGGAAATGACCTATTGCGTGAAATGATCCAATCCGGTGTCATCCGATACGGCGAGGAGTTTAAGAAGAGTATGGAGGCAGGCAACTGGGACTTGTCGAAGATCGATTACGATGAATTGGCTAAGTCGCAGGCTACCTTGGTATTCGGGCAGATGAACGAACCGCCGGGCGCCCGCTCGTCCGTGGCCTTATCCGGTTTGACGATCGCCGAATCCTTCCGTGACAAAGCCTCTGAGGGAGAAAGAAAAGATATATTATTCTTCATCGATAATATCTTCCGTTTCACCCAAGCCGGTTCCGAGGTTTCCGCCTTGCTGGGGCGTATGCCTTCCGCCGTAGGTTACCAACCGACATTGGCCACGGAAATGGGAGCTATGCAAGAGCGTATCACTTCAACCAAGAAGGGCTCCATCACCTCCGTACAGGCGGTGTATGTTCCTGCCGATGACTTGACAGACCCAGCTCCGGCGACTACCTTTACGCACTTGGACGCAACAACCGTCCTCAGCCGCAAGATCACGGAACTCGGTATCTATCCGGCCGTAGACCCGCTGGAATCCACCTCCCGCATCCTTGATCCGCTGATCGTAGGCAAGGAGCATTACGACACAGCGCAACGGGTAAAACAAATCCTGCAACGGAACAAGGAACTTCAAGATATCATATCCATCCTCGGTATGGAAGAACTTTCCGACGAGGACAGGCTAACGGTCAACCGGGCCCGCCGTGTACAACGTTTTCTGTCCCAGCCCTTCTCCGTGGCAGAACAATTCACTGGCGTACCCGGTGTCATGGTCTCTATAGAGGATACGATCCGGGGATTCAAGATGATCATGGACGGGGAAACGGATGACATACCCGAACAGGCATTCTTAAACGTAGGAACCATCGAGGATGTCTTGGAGAAGGCCAAGCAGCTGAAAGAACAAGCAAATTAA